The Hippopotamus amphibius kiboko isolate mHipAmp2 chromosome 16, mHipAmp2.hap2, whole genome shotgun sequence genomic interval GAGGAACAGCCCAAAAGTATGGGGAGCAGGTGTTATGCAGCCATGATAGACAGGGGTGCCTTACTACTAAGTAAAGTCATTCGTAATTTTTCTGAATTGTCTTATCTGGTGGTTTTGAGGATTTTCGCTTTTGTGATTGATGAAATGTGTTTTCTTACTTCAAAAGAAACTCAGATGTGTGCTTGTGACATTGTGacctttaataaatatatatatttggtcttcatccccagTTCCTGACTCACAACTCCTAGAACACTTGGAATTTTCTCATCCATAGGAGATATGGGCTCACCTTTTGTTCTAAGATTTGGTCCTTTTTCTCAGTTCCTGTAAACACTTCAGGGCCAAACAGATGACTTGGGTGTCCCATTTTGTATATGGGTGCCACAGTTTTATTGtattcagttaaatttttttttcttaaaggaggATCTCAACATTTGTATCAATGTCAGGCTCCACAGAACCTAGGTCTGACCCTGTTGCGGGGTCCAGGTGAACAAGAGGTGACAAGCTCTGTCCCCTCACTCCTCAAGTATTGCAGGGACTATTGCTAGACAGATCAGGGACTAAAGAGGGTCATGTTCCACATGGTTGTGCAGCACAAATTCACAGCAGCTGGTGGTCTAGTGAACCTCAAGCTGGGATTATCAAAGAGCAAGAAACAACaagggttggtgaggatgtggagtaaagggaacccttgtgcactgttggtgggaatgtgaatttgggtgcagccactgtggagaacagtatggaggtccctcaaaactaaaaataggaccaTCAAGCACTTTCACTGTGGGGTATTtatcttagaaaaatgaaaacaacaatttgaaaagatatacgcaCCGCCACGTTCATGGAAGCATTATTTActatagctaagacatggaaacaactgacATGTCCATTGATggctgaaagaataaagaaaatgtggtatgtgtaCACCATGGAGTAGTCTTCAGCCatagaagagaaggaaatcctgctttTGCAACACATGTTTGGACCATGAGGGGATGGCACTAAATgcaataagtcagagaaagaaaataccataCTATCTCATATAtatgtgcaatttaaaaaaattagaagtaaaacacactcataaatacagagaactgAGTGGTGGTTCCCAGAGATAGAGATTGGGGTCAGGGGCAAAATGGGCAAAAGGGGGCAAAATGGGcaaaagtggtcaaaaggtaaaaacttccaggaataaatcaataaatcttgCGGATGTGATGTATATCATCATGATTAAACATAATAATACTGTTAaccataatatttaataatactgtactgtatatttgaaagttgctaaaagagtacaccttaaaagttctcatcacaaggaaaaaattttagcTATATATAGTGATAGATGTTAAGGAGATATTTGGTGAGCtttttggaatatatatatatatccaatcGTTATGTTAAACACCTGAAAGTAGCATAATGTTATCTTTATACCTCAACGGAATAGATATATGAAAatatctatcatatatatataactatcatatatatatgatatcaatcatatatatgtgtgtgtatatatatatacaaatatatatacacacatatatatatatgtaaaactataaagaaatctCAAGGTGAGGCCTTAGATTAGAGTGGTCCAAGGATACCAGGCAGTGTTCCCTTGTTGAAAGACTCCATTGGCCTTTGAACACCTGTTTAATACATTACTTATGCTAAATTCCCTTGGCCAAAATATATACTATCTCTACTATTTTCACGATTGGCCCTTGATTGATTAAATCTCAggacctgaaagaaaaaaatgatttcaaatgtcTTCAGGATAAAACTCATAGCCAagtggaaataaaagagaagttccttaaaaacatAAATGGTTTCTTCAAAAAACATCACACTTCATGAAGTAGGATAGGTTTTATCCTGGTAAGGCAATAAATATACATAACAGGCataagaattgaaagaaaaaaaagaagtttcccttcataaatgtttatgtacatagaaaaatccaaaaatatacaGACATATTTGGGACCTTAAAGAAAGAGCACGATTACTAGagacaaattcaaattttaaaaatcaattgaatttccaattcagtaataaaaaaagtGGGATTTTAAATGAGATgccattgggacttccctggtggtgcagtggttcagaatccagcggccaatgcagggaacacggattcTATCCTTGGTGGGGAAGGTCCCAGGAGTCACACATAGGCcattgcaccacaactactgagcctgtgctctggagcccaccagccacaactactgaagcccgtgagcctacagactgctttgcaacaagaggagacacagcaatgagcagcctgagcaccgcaaggaagagtagcccttgcactccccagctacagaaagcctgcacagcaacaaagacccaattcagccaataaataaataaacagatgtattaaaaacataaacatgaaaatgaatgaataagctgCCGTTGGTAAAAGCATCAAAGATTAGGTTATCCCTGGAATATATCTAACCTGGAGAaaagtaaataacaaaattataatgTGCACGACCACAATGGAGGAAATTATAAATCGGTCTTGAAGGACGTTAAAGatgtaaataaacagaaaaatatgtcacGTTATGGGTTTGAAACAGCACAGTATAAATGTCCATTCTACCCAAATTAATCAGCAGTATCAAAACAACACGTCCCCAAATCCCCCAGGGGATTTTTGTAGAACTCCATAACTCCATTGTAAAATTTATAATGAAGTAGACATTTCCAAGGATGGCCAAGGTTACCATGAAGAAGAACAATGTGTGAGGTGTGGCCCTTCAAGATATGAAGATATATTACAACATCATAGAAAAAACCTTTTGTATTCAAAGAGGGATAGGCCagtagaccaatggaacagagtaggGAACCTAGAAATAAATCCCAACCACAGGAAACATCATGTGTGATAGAGAAGGTGATACAAAGAAGGGACAGAGAGATAGGCTTTTCAACAACTTTGTGGGCGATGAGGGATCTGAACACAGTCCAATGAAATTGTACCCCTAGCTCATACCACGCACAAACACAAGTGCAGATGGTCTGAAGACCTATTGTTCTAGAGAGGCAAAACTATAGAGCTGGTAGAAGATAATGTAGCAGGATGTCTCCATGAACTGGTGGTAGGGAAGGATTCCTGAACAAGACAGAAATGGCACCATCTCTAAAGAGAGACACTGAAAACTCGGACTATATTAAAATGAAGAACTTTTCCTAAAAGACATCCTAGGGAGTGCTGAATCATCTGCCATCAGttgagagaagatatttacaacacAGATAATCATGAAAGTATCAATGTTCAGAACATAAGAATTTCTATGaatacataagaaaaagaaaatagtgaaaaatGAGCTTGCTTGAGCAGGAGCCTCAGAGAGGACAACATACAACCAGCCAGCAAACACATAACACGATATTCCACCTCATTGCAAACAGGAATGTGCACATTAAGACAATAATCGGGTATGTGCTTCAAGTTGGCACCTATTAAAGTATCTGGAAACACAAAGTGTTAGCAAAAGTCTTCAGCAGAACttgttaaaatagaaaatttgtcAGAGCACTCGAGAAGAAAACATCATCATCTAAAAAATTCAGGATGTGCTTGCATCaggacccagcaattgcactccttggaTGCATGTTCTAGAGCAGCCATGACCAATGGCAGCCAATCCCCACATGTGGAATTTGGCTGCTTGAAAGGTGCTTATAAGGACGGGTGCTATAAGGGGCTACAGAAGTGCTATAAGGGTTAAACACACACTGGAGTTTCAGACTTAGTACCGGGAAATGAATGTGAATATGTTTGTATTCTGAGGCCAATTCCAATGTGGTGTGTAATTTCACCCACcaccaacaagcaattctcagacaccagGAGCATGCTCAAGACttcaattcaattcaactcaattctgaaaCAGTCTATCTGGAAGTAGCATCAGATCCCATAGGTTAAGAGTTCAGTCCTTGAAGACTTCCCTTCCCAACTTCAGAGGCCACTTTCAACTCCTGGTTGTTACCTGTACATCTGATCCACTGGCGAGAGATCAGAGATTCCCACAACTCAACCCTCAGGTTGAATAAATCTGCTAGAGCAGCTTACAGACAGAGGAACATTTTGCTTcatagattactggtttattatcaaaggatacaactcaggaacagccagatggaagagatgcatagggcaagacATGGGTCAGGGCATGGAGATTCCACGTCCTCTCCAGAcatatccctctcccacctcctccacctcttcaCCAACTTGGAAGTTTTTTTGAACTTGCACACTTTTCGGCTTTTAAAGGAGGCCTCGTTACATAGCATGATTGATTGGATCATTGGCCATTGGTTACTGATCCAACTTTCAGCTCCTCTCCTCTTCCAAGAGGTTAAAAGGATCGAAATAATAGTTTCGTCCCTTTAACCACATCGTTGGATTCTTGAGCAACTAGTCCATATCCATGCATACTTTTCAAAAATTGCCCGGTTAACATGACAAAAGACACCTTTACTCTCAGCACTTAGGAAATGCCACGGGTTGTATAAGCTCTGTGCCACAAACAGGAAGAAggctaaatatatatttcatgatATTAATCACATCACACTACCACATTAAAAATTGTGTAATGATTACAAATTGAGATAGtagttatatatgtttattttatttgagtatagttgtttacaatgttgtgttatattctgctgtactgcaaagtgattcagttatacatatatatgtacacattctttttcacattcttttcctttatgttttatcacagaatattgaacacagttccctgtgctatttgggagggccttgtttatccattctatatataatagtttgcatctgctaatcccaaactcccaatccatccttcctcAAACACCCTAACCCTTGGCAACAGGTCTCTTCTCTATGTGACAACAGACTTTTGATATATTCACCAAATAAcatatattactaaaattaacttcacctttaaatttttttcttaacatgatatgtagaaaattttaaataacacctAGAGCGCCTATAAGAAGCTTACATTATGTTTTTATCAGATAGTGACTCATCTAGAGAAAACGTTTCCCATGTGCACCAGGATATAGAGTCAAGAATCTTCTGGCCTTCGTACCACTGGCACTAGAGGCAGTTCTCAAGCTGGAGATTTCACATGTTGTCCAGGGACAgcctccttcccctcaccccacatACTCTGCCCTGGATGTGGGGAGTCAGAACCAAAGGGGGGTAGCTGAGAGGGGAGGAAAGTGCAGCCAGAAGCCACAAGGGAGAGACAGAAGGGCAGGAGAGAAAAATTCCCCCATAACCTGTGCCAGGAAATCTGGGCCCTAGGGCCAGGGACCAGGCCAGACTAGTTCACCTCAGGGGCACAATGCCCTTCctcataaaagtaaaataatgcaaACAATTAAACTGGAGAAAGTTATGAGTGAAAGAAGTGTGtatatcatacatatattttaaaaaacaaattaagaaaaatattgcatTGAGGGGGTATTCACATGACATGAAAATACTAATGATACTTTTGGATGTGTAAACTTTAGAAGATGAGATGAAGGGGAAACTAAAATGACACTGGATAATAAAGTAATGTGAACCAGGAGGTTCCCTCTTGTGGAGCAGAAAGGAAATGCTGTTGAAAGTTCTGGATCCCATGACATTGGGATGAGGATTTGGGAGATGCCTCTTGGCCCCAGCAACATGGACATGAGAGACAGACATCCAGGAAAGGACTTTCTATGGTGAGAATGAAGCCTGAATTTTTGCAGCATGATACCTGATATCTGATTCAAGCTGTTTCCTGTCCTCAAGGACCACTTTCTCCTGCTGTCCACAATGCTTACACAAAATAGCCTTGTATTTAGTGCTGAGGAAATGCAGGAAGAGAtctatcagaaagaaaagttttagAAACATTCCCATGTACAGttgcatctaaaagaataaaatacccaggaataaatttcACCAAGGATGAGAGacatctgtactctgaaaactataagacattgatgaaagaaattgaagaaaacacaaagaaatcaaTCATGAGATTTACCATGATCACAGAGTGTAAGAATCAATATTGAGAAAATGTCCATTGTACCCTTagcaatctatagatttgatACAATCCCTGTCCAAATGCCCGTGACATTTTGCACAGAAGTAGACcaaataatcctcaaatttgtatGAAGCCACCAAAGGCTCAAAACAGCCAACacaatctttagaaagaaaaacaaagcaggagggaTCACATTCCCTGATTtcgaactatactacaaagctacagcaattgAATATAGGCAATAATACTGCCATCATtttatatggtgacagatggttactagactcaTCAGCATGATCATTTGATAATGTCTTTAGTGATGGATCACTCTGTTCTACACATGAAAGTGACATACATTTATATGTCATCtatacttgaattttaaaaagatattgagATATGCAAAGGTTTCATAATTGGAGAACAAGAGCACTATCTATAAATGAAAAGACTAACAGGAGGATTTCATAAAACAAATTTAGACTCCTGCACactaaagaagagagagaaaagtggagAAAGAAAGTTAAAGGACTCACAATTtatagggataaattagggatttgggattaatatatatatagactactatatataaaatagataaccatcaAGTATCTACTgggtggcacagggaactctactcaatatcttgtaataacctataatggaaaagaatcggaAAAGAATATATCTGTATATgggtatataactgaatcactttgctatacacctgaaactaacaaaacattataaatcaactataatttgaaaaaagattcacatccagaataaagaactcaaagCAATAAGGAATAGATtgcccaatttttatttttaagttggcAAGAGGCAAAACAGGAATTTCACAAGAGAAGGTATTCAAATGTCTCAACATCACTACACATAAGGGAAATAAATTAGAAAGGTAATAACAGGGAGTtcataggtggcacagtggttaagaatccatctgccaatgcaggggacacaggttcgatccctgccccaggaagataccacaggccacggagcaactaaacccgtgtgccacaacgattgagcctgctctctagagcccatgaaccacaactactgagcccatgtgccacaagtactgaagcttacatgcctagagcccatgctccacaacaagagaggccaccacaatgaggagaccacacaccacaacaaagagtagccccagctcgctgcaactagagaaaacctgtgtgcagctacccagacccaacactgccaataaaataaataaataaataaataaataaataaataaataaataaataaatttagtttttaaaaaagtaatgagaTATTCTGCAAATGGATTGTAAGGCTGAAAAAGGAGCATCCAAGTAATAAAAGTGCTGCTAAGGATGTAGGCAGAGCAGAACGCTCATATATGATGGTGGGATGTATGAGTCAATTCATTTGACGACTCAAGAGAACTTTGATGGTACCTTCTAGATCTAAATATATGCCTACTTTATGATGAAGCATTTCCATACCCACCAGGAAAATAGTGCTAGTCCTCGTATTTTCATCACCACATTCATATCAAAATTCTTTGGAAACAGACAAAATTTGGAAACACATGCAACATCACCATATTTTACAGTCAATACATAACTGGAGGAAAAGGCACTTgtaaaataccattttaaagacaaaaactatAGCAAAACCAGAAGTGAATTATTGATACATGGATAAtctcataccaagtgaagtaagtcagaaagaaaaagacaaacaacatatgataccacttatgtgtggaatctgaaatatgacacaaatgaacttatgtacaaaacagaaacaggctcacaaaGAGTACAGACTTGTGGCTGCTAGAGGGCACGGGGttggggaaggatggattgggagcttgggatgaGCAGATGTGAACTATTAGATGCAGGATACATACTAATACAtttatacactaatatatatccaatatattatatataggatcaataaacaaggtcttactgtacaccacagggaactagattcatcatggtgtatgtcataaaccatagtggaaaaaatatgaaaaagaacatatgtgtgtgtaactgaatccctgtgctgcacacctgaaaccaaaagagcattgtaaattaactatacttataaaaaaaattttaatggataaCCCATAACCCTAATACTGAGGGAAAGCATGAAGACTGGCACACGGATCTATTGGGACAGGAAAGGGGAGAGCCTGGTCTCAGATCTCCACATAACTGACCCTGTTTATTTCCCCCAATTATCCTGTCTTTGCTGCTCGGGGTCCTCCCTAGGAAGTTGTAGACATGCGTGACTTTCCCTTCACCTGCTAGGCTGTTTCACCTCCTAGCACATCCCCCCCTGAGCTGcccacctccttctcctccagGGCAGATGTGCGAACTGCTCCTCCACTTTCCTACCTCAGCCCAGCCCCTTTCGTTCTGACAGTGTGACCTGACCACCAGGCGTAGGTGGGAAGAATCTTTTTGCTGAACTTGGTGATGTAAGCAGGGTGTGTACACACATAAACATccaattgtactctttaaatttgcatatttgggcttcctaggtggcgcagtggttaagaatctgcttgccaatgcaggggacacgggttcgatccctgctccaggaagatcccacataccgcggagcaactaagcccgtgtgcccaaaaaaaaaaaaaacaaatttgcatATTTGTTCACTTTAAGTTAGGCATCAAAAAAAGGTGAATAAACAAGAAGCCTTAGTTgtggacctccctggcggtccactgcAGGgcgctggggttcaatccctcctTGAGGAATTAACATTCCGCCTGACTCTTagctgaagaagaagaaggagtaggagaaggaggagaaggcgGTGAAGGAGCagtaggagaaggagaaggaggaggcggggaggggcagggggagggggaggggaacggGGAGGAGGGGTAGAAGAAGAAGACATTTCTAACAAATCAATCAAAACTAATTGTagattaagaaataatttttctttagaaatgctCACAGGAAAACTAAACAGTAAGATCgatgtttatattatataattcttGCTTAATACTCCATTCAAATAATGAAATGTTGTGATATTTTATGCTAATTATCATGAGGTAGGTGACTTGGAACCGAGGAAGAAgagctctgtttctgtttctgctgcGTGAGCATGTCCACATTGATAGGGAAGTTTTGGAGACCAGTAACTCAGGTGTTAACAGGTAACTTCTGGGTCATGAGAGGAGAAGCCCCTTTGTAGGTCTGGGGACGCAGAGAAAGGAGCcgggtgggagaggagggctgaAGCAGGACCAAGAGCAGAAGCAGGGGAGACACACTTCAGAAAGAGGGCACAGGCAGTGAGGGTGCGAAATCAATAACCATGCTTTATTTACTGTATCTGATGATATCTGAACATCTTAAAAACCTTGCTGGCCTGAAAAGGACACCGCCTCCTAAGGTCAGCCAGTTCTTAGAGACAGAAAAGGGCTCTGCCAGGACCTCACCTTTCCAATGCGAACCAATCAATCCTTAGCCCCATAATCCCAACCACCCCCTTTACCTACCCCTCTCTCACCAAGCCACTATTTCCCTTAACCTAAGTCACCCACCAACAGGGAACAGACTACGAAACATCACACCTGAAGCCCAAAACCCACCAGATTTGTTCAAATGAGCAGATCCTAAAGAACTTTCCCTGCCCAGCCTAGCCTTTCCCATGGAAACCCCAATTAAGGCCTCCTCCCAGCAGCTGCTGCTTCTTGAGCaaaccctggtgcttccccttTGGCCCTGCCCAGCATGATGTGCCAGCCACTCTTGAAAAAGGTAAGCGATAAAGTCTCCTTTCAATGGTATTGACTCATCGTGTCGTCACACAGTCACCTCCACAAATTAAAACCTCGTGGGTACAGATGAGACAGGGTTTGAGTCTAGTGTTTCCAGGAAGAAGCTGACAATGATGTCCCCACGTCTGTCctctgggctccccagcctcACATGATTCCCGTCTTGAGGAGGAGGGAGACTCAGCCACACCTCTCAGCCCTGCTGCCTAGTGGCCTCCACACCTGCAGGGCCAACACGGTCTCAGGTCAGAGAGTTGGACACTTTGGCTCCAGGCAGGGTGGGCCAGCTCAGCCCCACCTGGAACTCAAGGGCCATTTACCAGACTTCCCTGGAGGGGGACAGGTCTGCTCACCTGGTGTAGTAGATCCAGGTGAGGCCATAGGTGAGGAGGAAGCCAGCCCCCATGAGGGCCCCTCTGATCAGGGTGAGGACCAGGGGCCAGGAGCCCTGCTGCTCCTCAGTCACACAGCTGCAGGAAGGGGGGCtttctggggagggaggagggaggtgaagTTCTGTCCCCagaccccagctcctcccacagCCCAAACACCTGACCAGGCTGCCCACCCCCATCACCTGTCCTGCAACTCACTCTGCACAGAGAGGTGGATGGAAACGTGCTGGGAGCCCACAGGGTTCTGAgcttggcaggtgaattctcttTCTGCAGCTCCTAAGCCTGGTATCTCCAAGGACTTGGTGCTGGAGATGGGGATGGGGTTCAGGGCTGGGGACCCTTGGAACCAACTCAGCTGTGCAGGGGGGTTGCTGTCAGCAACACAGAGCAGCTGCAGAGCCTGGCCCTCGGAGATGAGAAGGGACGGGGTGTTTTGCAGAATCTTGAGGGCTTTGGGGAAAATGCAGGAGAGACATGTGGAGGCTGAGGTCtcatccctcccaccttcccaggGTTTAGGtggcctctccctctcctcccctggccCACTGGCTTGGATCGGTGTGGGTACCAAGGCAAGACCTTCACACCCTAAGGACATTAACCCACCGTGTCTGGGCCTCAAATCATCAGGGGAGGCTCAGTGTCTCAATGGGACATGCCTGGGCTGTTTGGtggaaagagaacagagagcCTCCAGGTTTGGGAAACGGATTCAGTAAAGGAGCAGGAACTGGGACTAAGGAGGCGTTGGTGGAGGAAAACCATACAGCAGAACCATGGTGAGGTGAAATGGGCTTTGAACAGAGTGAGagcgtgtgtgtacgtgtgctgtgtatgtgtatgtgcctgtgtgtgtagtaagttgtgtatgtgtatgggtgtacatgtgtgtgcatatacacatgtatgtgtgtgtctgtatgtgtatatatgtacgtaGGTGTatattgcatgtgtgtgtggatgagtagatgggaggtgggggagggagggtggtgaTTTTTATCCTTGCTCTTCCCATATCTCATCACATTCAAGCCCTAATCCCCACCTCTCTGCTTGCAGGGGGTCCCAGGAGCAGAATGCAGCCCTGGAGAGGAGAGGTCCTTCCCTACCTGTGACATTTCTGAAGGAGATGCTGATGGTGAGGTTCCATGGAGCATCTGGGATAGAAAGATATGGCCTTGGTTCAAGGTTAGCAGTGAGATGGAAATGTACCCGGAAACCAAGGTAGGAAACCAGGAAGAGGGGATGGCTGTTCATGGCCAGTCCCCACCGAGGCTCCCAAGGGTCAGATCCATGAAAGAGTGAGCTGGctcttcttctctccccacctcctatacacacacacacacacacacacacacacacacagcactgcCCTCAGGGACCCAGCCCCCCTCCTCACTCACAGGAGACATTGAGTCGGATGGTTCTCTCCGTGGTCACCTGAGCTCCTGGGAGTTCCACACGACAGGTGAGGTTGGTGCCATGGTCCTGGGGCCTTGGGGTGAGGGTGAGCACCGAGGAGTGGAGGGCCTCTGTGTTCATCCCATTCAGGGCATCCCCCGCCCAGGAGAACAGGAGAAACTGTCTCACTTCACAGACTAGTGACAGGCTGCAGGTCAGGTTTGTGGGGCGGCCGGACTCCAGAGGCTCCAGAAAGTGGATGTTGGGTTTCCCTGCTgggatgaggaggagagagggagatgcCTGGGCCCAAGGTTTGGGGACCGAGTGTGTGACCCTGAGAAGGACCAGTGCCTCAGGACCATAGCTCCCCCTGGGTCCTGTGTCCCTTTGGAACCTCTAAACCCCAAGACACCGAGCAGGGAGGGTTTCTATGTCCTGTTCCTGTTCTAACACTGGGATCTCCAcgtcccagggtcccctcctgGGCCCCCTGCCATACCTGTCACCTGCAAATTCAGCCTCTTATCTCTGTAACTGTGTTTCACATCAGGTCCCCTCTCCACTCGGAAGAAGTAGACCCCTTTGTCACTCATCCTGGCGTCTCTGATGCTCAGGGAGCAGTCGTTGTTTCTGGGATCCCCGAGGAGGCGGAATCGACCCTGGGTCTCTGGCTTCACTCgtctgtttgggttgtttgtggcCACAGGTTCAGTGTTTACGTTGTCCCCT includes:
- the LOC130838408 gene encoding sialic acid-binding Ig-like lectin 14; translation: MVPLLLLLALLWGGSLQEERGFELRVQESVTVQACGGVHVPCSFSYPWSSWYSPPQPYIYWFREGDNVNTEPVATNNPNRRVKPETQGRFRLLGDPRNNDCSLSIRDARMSDKGVYFFRVERGPDVKHSYRDKRLNLQVTAGKPNIHFLEPLESGRPTNLTCSLSLVCEVRQFLLFSWAGDALNGMNTEALHSSVLTLTPRPQDHGTNLTCRVELPGAQVTTERTIRLNVSYAPWNLTISISFRNVTALKILQNTPSLLISEGQALQLLCVADSNPPAQLSWFQGSPALNPIPISSTKSLEIPGLGAAEREFTCQAQNPVGSQHVSIHLSVQKSPPSCSCVTEEQQGSWPLVLTLIRGALMGAGFLLTYGLTWIYYTRCGGH